The genomic region ACCACCAAGTAGCATCCAAGTACCGTCAAAACTCACATTCAGGCGGTGAGTGTTTTCTCGATGAGCCACGATCGACTATTCTCTCTGACTAGCCCCAGTAGTAGCTAGCTTTTCAAAAGCTTGGTTAGCTGAGAGCTTGCATCTGTTGCAACGACTGCAACTCATTTACGGCTAGGAGCGAGGTATGGCTAAACATCTACTTAATTTGGCGCGTATGCCTCTTGGAAGCTGATTCACAAGAAATGACAATTGAACAAAAATGTTTACCAGACTCCGCTCTCATTAGTAATAGCTAAAGTCCAAGCTACGATGGACAAACTCATCGATCGTGGCATTCTCATTCCACAGTGCGATAGTCATAACTAGCCTCGATGCAACCGCAGCGATCGCCCTCAAACAACAAGAATTAGAATATGTCGGTCAATTCGTCCTCTGCTATCTGGAAGGCGCGAGCGTTTTCCTAACGATACCTGTTAACCGCACTGGAGCGGACGGATACTACGACAGTTAAATAGTTTAAAGCTTCTTTACAATTCGTTACGCTAGATGGAGAAAGAGAGAAAAGGTCTGACGACAAGCCGTGTCGCGCCGCTGCCAAACTTCTCAAATTCTTACAGTTCAAAGTTTAGAGGTGCTTTATATGAATGGCACTATTCGCGTTGGTAATCTATTTGGAATTCCCTTCTATGTCGCCCCGTCCTGGTTTTTGGTTTTGGGCTTAGTGACTTGGAGTTATACCAGTGGGTTAGCAACGCAGTTCCCTGCTTGGGGTAGTTTGCTACCCTTGGTGCTGGGATTAACTACCGCTTTATTGCTATTTGCTTCAGTCTTAGCGCACGAACTAGGACACAGTTTTGTTGCCATCAGACAGGGAATTGAAGTTAAATCGATCACTTTATTTCTGTTTGGCGGTCTTGCTAGCCTGGAAAAAGAATCAAAAACTCCCAGTGAAGCGTTTTGGGTAGCGCTTGCTGGTCCATTGGTGAGTTTATTGTTGTTCGGGCTATTGACAGCAATTAACGCCAGCGTACCATTGCTAGCACCTTTTGCCGCAGTTGTAGGAACGCTGGCTTACGTGAACTTGGCGTTGGCGCTGTTCAACTTGATTCCTGGCTTACCTTTGGATGGAGGTAACATCCTTAAAGCACTAGTTTGGAAAATTACGGGTAATCCTGAAAAAGGTGTTGTCTTTGCCAGTAGAGCAGGGCAATTCATTGGCTGGTTGGCGATCGCATCTGGCTTAATCCCCCTACTATTGTTTGGTACTTTTGGTAACTTCTGGAACCTGATCTTAGGTTGGTTTTTACTTCAAAATGCCAGCAGGACTGCTCAATCTGCTACATTGCAGTCAACACTAAAGACCATCAAGGTGGCAGACGTAGTAAATTTTGACAGCCCAATAGTATCAGCCGATCTTTCTCTGAGAGAATTTGCTGATGAATCGATTCTTGGTCATGGTAAGTGGGAGAGGTTTTTAGTCACCGATCTTGAAGGGAAACTGATTGGTACGATGATTCTAGATGCTTTAAGAGTGGTTCCTACTTCACGTTGGGCAGAAACCCAAGTGAGAGAATTGATGCAACCGATCGAGCCATCGGCGATGATTCAATCCGAGCAATCGCTACTAGAAGCAGTAAAAATCCTAGAACAACAGCAACGCTCGGCGCTACCTGTAATTGGCGAAAATGGCGTACTAGTCGGACTTTTAGAGAAAGCTGCGGTGCTGCGCTGGTTGCAAAAACGAGTACAAGCACCTGCTTAACAAATTCTGTAATTTCTCAAATCTCCCTCAAACTTTAGAGACTCGTGTCTGGGGGAGTTTTTTTAGTAGATTTTCTCAAGAAACACACTGGATAGCGCCGGAAATAGAAATGAGTCTCATACCAAAAGCTTGAGTTGATATTCCGCCCTTTGAAGTGTCGCATACAGAATTTAGCCGCAGAATTTTCGAGCATGCTGACAGCAAAGGGGGTGCGATACTAGCAACGAGTTGATAGTGCAAAACCTCGACCATCTAGGAATTATCGCCGGATTGGTAGACGAGTTAGAGATTGTGGAGCAAATCAATCAACACTTGGGCGAAGACCCGCGAGAGCGAATAAGTCCAGGGGTAGCGGTGAAAGCCATGATTTTGAATGGATTAGGACTTGTAGCAGCCCTTGGGAGTGCTGCCCCCGCTCCGATTAGCATCACCTATGGCTATTCCCGTGACCGTCGTCCTGATTTGAAATAGTTTGTGATGAACTTAGTGTGTTTGACAAATGGGGATATCGCTCATGCGTCAGGAAAGCAAGGCGATCGCATTACTCTTGGCGGAGGGCGAGCGTTTTTTTGCTTTCATCAATATATTAGATATTTTAATAGCTCAAAACAACGAGTGTATTTAAAACTTTAATTTGTCACTTCGATGCCTCTAATTTGGGACAACGCCACTTGGCATGTCTCCAAGCAAGTTCGACAATGGATTAGACAACATAATGCTCAAGTCAAACGAACCGGAAAGGGAGTTCGATTGATTGTGTGTCAATTGCCAGTCAAGAGTCCGTGGTTAAATGCGATTGAACCGAAATGGATTCATGCCAAACGAGCGATTGTGGAACCCCAACGGAAACTAACAGCACAAGAAATTCAGACTAGAGTGTGTGACTATTTTGGGTTTCCCCTCCTAGAGCCACTTGCAAAAAAGGTCTCCTGAAGATACACTAGTTTTTCCGTGTTTGTGGGTCTTATCATGACCGCAGAGTGGCAGGGCATAGCTTTTGAGAACAAGGCTGATTTTCTTCTCTCGTATGATAGTCAATCCCGCACTTGCCTGCCGTACAACCGCGCATCGAGAGCCAATACCCTTAGCAGTTGAGAAAATTGTGTAGCAAAAAGTTGAAAAAACTCTATTAACTACTAACTATTTGATTTAGCGGCAAAAGGCGTACACTTACCTCCGAGTCCGCTGGCAATGACGCAAGTATTGGATGTCAGCATCCCGGCATAAGTTCCAGCCCAACTACCCTCAGCCCCTAAACCATCGGCATACAACTGTTGGTCGGCAATTTTCACCCCAGCTTCTCTAGCAACAGTTCTAATCACTTTGTCATTCGCCGTCACTTCTGCAAAAATTGTCGGAACGTTAGTTGACTTCACCTCTTTAACCAATTCTCTCAGTCGTGCTGCGGTAGGTTGTTCTTCAGTGCTGAAGCCCTGTAGCGTTCCTTCAATTTTCAGACCGTAGGCATTGGCATAGTAACCCAAGGCATCGTGAGTCGTCACCAACTTACGTTGCTGCGGGGGAATAGTATTAATTTGCGCTTGAATCCAAGTGTCCACCTGCTTGAGTTCATCGCTCAATTGCTGAGCGTTGCGCTCGTAAAGTTCTTGATGTTCCGGTGCTACCTTTTGCAGCTGGTTGCGAATCACTTCTACCATGCGGATGCCATTCTCAGCATCGTGCCAAACGTGGGGATCGGCAGCCATCTCGCCTGACTCATGTTCTGCTTCACCCGACTCATGAGCATGCTCTTCTCCCTCATGCTCGTGGGCTTCGCCCATCAGCGGCTTGGGAACAGCCTGCTCGTTTACTGCCAGCTTGGGAGCTGAGTTTTTGGTTGCTTGAACTAGGTTGACAATCGTTGGTTCAAAATCATAACCACCATATAGGATCAGTTGTGCTGTCTCGATCGCTTTGCGGTCGGCTGGCGTTGCTTGATAGGTATGGGGGTCAGCTTCAGGGTCAACTAAACAAGTTAGGTCAACGCTGTCAGCGGCGATTGATTCAGTCAAGTCACACACAACACTGTATGAGGCTATCACTTTGGGTTTCCCCTTAGATGCAGTAGTAGAAGCAGCTCTTGTTTCAGTTTGAGTTTGATTAGTTGCCTGGTTGCCAGAACTACACCCGGTTAACCCAACAGCGAACGCCAGTAATATTGCTCCCCAAAGCTGGGGCGTGTTTGAGTGAAAGCACCTTAGCATACTCTGCTCCTGCAAGGAACTAGTTATCAGCTGGAATAAACTACTGCTGAGTTAAAACGATTATCATTCTAAAACACTAGGTGTAGTTAGTCGCATAAAAATTTGTCATGCTAGAAGTCCAAAACTTGGCTGTGAATTATCGCGAGGTTTGCGCTCTAGAGAATGTCAGTTTCCGCTTAACACCAGGGCAACTGATGGTTGTAATTGGTCCGAACGGAGCGGGTAAAAGCACGATGGTGAAAGCGATTTTGGGCTTAGTACCGACTGTAAGTGGGGTGGTGAAGTTTCGCTCGAGGACACTGAAGCAACAATTACAAGACGTAGCTTACGTACCGCAGCGATCGCAAATTGACTGGGACTATCCCATCACAGTGTGGAATATGGTGATGATGGCGCGGACTTGCCATACAGGTTGGTTTCGTACACCCAGTCGGCACTCGCAGGAAATTGTAGCGGCAGCGTTGCAACGTGTAGGGATGTGGGAACTGCGAAGAAGGCAGATTGGCGAGTTGTCGGGAGGACAGCAGCAGCGGGTATTTTTAGCCCGCTCGCTGGCTTAGAAGGCAGAGTTATTCTTTTTTGATGAGCCGTTTGTGGGGATTGACAAGAAGACAGAAGCAACTATATTTGAGATTTTCGCCGAACTGAAATCAGCAGGTAAAACTTTGTTGACGATCGGTCATAATCTGGGGGAAAGCTTAAGTCATTATGACAAGTTTTTGTTGTTGAATAAACAGTTGATTGCAGCTGGTTCGCGTCAGGAAGTGTTGACAACGGCTAATCTACAAGCTGCTTATGAGGATTTGAAGTTGATTGCAGTTTGAACAAGAAGAACACAGGAGTTCAGAACAGAGGAAAGAGAGGTTTTTAATGTTGAGTTGGTTAATTGAACCGCTCTCGTTTGAATTCATGCGTCATGCCATTTTAATGGCAACTGTGATGGGTGTGCTTTGTGCTGTGGTAGGAAGTTATTTGATTGTTCAGGGCATGGGTTTGTTGGGAGATATAATTTCCCATGCAGTTTTACTGGGACTGGCGATCGCTTTTTTCTTGGAAATCGATATCTTCTTAAGTGCGTTTATCTCCGGTACGCTCAGTACGCTTGTAGTTGCTTGGATTCATTCGCAGTCACGAGTCAAAGTTAATGTAGCGATGGCTTTAGTCTTCTCTGGCTTTTTGGCTTGGGGAATTGTGCTGATTATGGTGCTAGGGAGTAAGTTGGATCTGCACAGTATTCTATTCGGTGACATCCTGGGAGTAACAATTGAGGATGTGATGCGGACAAGTGCGATCGCTCCGGTTGTCTTGCTGTTAGTCAAGCTGTTTTACAAAGAATTACTGTTTTATACTTTCGATCCGTTAGGCGCTCAAGCGATGGGTTTACCAGTGGATTTGATTCAGTTTGGCTTAACGGCTATCATCACTCTGACAATAATTGCCAGTATGCAAGCAGTAGGAGTAAGTAGCTAGGCAGATTTAAACATAAAACGTTCCAGTGTCCATCCCCCTTGTTGACTTCGATTCTCCATGCCCTCAATCATGGCATTCGCTAAATCATACTCGTTATCAAAAATCCTTCCGGCTATTTCATGGGTTTTGAGTTGATGCCACTGCGCTTCAATCAGATTCATATGTGAACTGTATTGGGGGAGAAAAAAGAGATATAGCCCTTTCGACTGCCACTGCTGCCAGTGCTCACGGGCAAGATGACTGGTATGAGCCGAACCATTATCTTGCACCACGACTGTGAGCCGTCCGGTTTGTAGCAATGTCTGCTCACTCTTTTGGGCAAGGAGCGTTCATCACTTTAACATAGCGTTCCTTGTGGAAACTGCCTTGTACCAGAGCATAGTCAAACGACTGCTCTGGTTGCCATATCCCTAGAATACTAATGCGGTCTCCATAGGATTTGACCTGCTCTTCGGTGTTTCTGCTCTCCAATGCGAGAGTAACTATAACTGACTGGACTTTCCAGACAACATCCCGATTCGTCAAGATACTTCAGGTCAATGTACCCTTCACAGGCAGCTAGTTGGAGTGTGTCTAAGTCGGCTTGCTTGAGTGCTTTGTACTCAGGATCTTGTCTGCCCCGTTGCGAGTGTCGAGTCCGCTTCCAACTAAAGCCCTTTTTTTTAGAATGCGGCGAATCCGGTCAGCACTTAGGTTTACCTGTCGTTCTTGCTCTAGCTTCTGGGCTAGCTGTTGACTATTATAGGTTCTGGCTTCTTGCTCTAGGCATTGTTCTAGGTAGGCCATGTCTGCTTCTTGCCATTTGGCTTTAGCTCCTCGTCCACTAGCATCCCATAATCCACCTAACCCTTGCTGCTGCCAACGGCGGATGGTTTCGCGCACTGTCTGCTCTTGGCACTCAAAAATTTCGGCAATCGCTGGCACTACCCATCCTTGAGCATTGAGTCGAAGCATTTGTGCTCGATCTCGGGTACGTTGAGCAACGGTTTTGGCAACCCGAAGTTCACTCAACGTCCGGTCTTCTGACTCTGTCAAAACGATACGTAAAGGAGCAGGCATGAGTGGTCAAAATCAGCAAGTTTTTGGCTTTTCTCTATCTTACGTTTAATTATGCCCTACTACTTAGTCTTAGTTGTTTCGCTACTGGTTGGTCCGGAAATTACAGCTTACTTGTTAGTCAAAGAAATCCACCAAATGATGGGATTAGGGGCAGTTGTCGGGATAATTAGTAGCGTGAGTAGGATGTATATTAGCTATTACTTAAATGTGTTATTGGGAGCTTCAATTGTATTGGTAGTTTCGGGATTATTTTTATTGGCGCTCCCATTTAGTCCCACGCAAGGAATTTTGACTAGACCAGAAGCTAATCATTCTGCAACAATCTTGCGACAATTGAAAGCTCTGAAACGGCGGTAAGTTTTCTGTCAAATCAGCACTGTAAGAACACTTATGCACCCTTGTATATGTTGCAGTGAGCGCATTTATAAAAGCGGTAGCTTACCTTGCAACTGACGTACAGCGTTAATACAGCCAGCGCACTCACAGCCATATTGCTTTATTGCTGCCTCTGATTCTTGGTCGGTAAAATTGAATGTAGGAGTTTCACCAGAGCAACCACAGTCTTCACTCTTCAGGGCATCATCTGATTCAGTATTAGATAAATCTGATGTGGGGGATGCCGCAGTTGGTCGCTCAAATACTACCTCAAAAACTGGCTTTGCAGATGCCGCAGTATCTGTAGGTTGGGTTACTACCTCACCAGCATATGCTAGATTATGTGCCAGCAGCATAGATGCCAAGAGTGCAGGACAGGTAAAAAATATTTGTGTAGCCCTGTTCATGATTTACGTCACCTAGAAATCTGATTTGTACTTGGCAAGTCAGTATAGTCGATTGGGTACTTTACGTCAGCTGACACGCAATAATAATTTGAGATTTTTATCAGCGGCGACCAAATCCCTGCCCTCGCATGGCTTTTGACCAAATTAGTAATTCACCGTTGTGTCCCCCAGCGGCAAGTTGCTGCCCTTGAGGATGCCAAGCTAGGCAGGAAAACCCATCTGGGGCACCGTTCAAAACTTGGGCTAGTCGCTTGGCTCTGTGCCACAGACAGACGCAGCCATCGGCAGAGGCAGAAGCGAGGAGTAAGCTGTGGGGTTGAAAGGCGATCGCCTGCACTACTTCAGTATGTCGAGCCAAAACTCGGCTTTGCCAGCTCAAAGACTCAATCGCCTGCTTTTCCCAGACTACAATGCCTTCAACGCTGGAAGAGGCTAATAGAGGAGCATCTTGCCCAGTTCTAACTTCTGACCAAGCAAGTTGGCGAATTTTACCAGGAAAGCCGCGCATCACCCAAGGGTTGGGATTATCCCACTTCATAACAGCAATTGTTCGATCCATGTTGCCAGCAGCAAGATATTTGCCCTCCGGCGACCAGGCGATCGCTACACTTGCAGAAGGTATATCTAATATGTACGGCTCTTCATCCCAGTCCTGACTCTGCCAAACCTTAGCTCCCTGATAACCAGCGATCGCCAGATACCGTCCATCACAACGCCAGTCTAGACCTAATATTGAGGAGTTATCAAAATTCAGCGTTACAGCAATCTCGCCTAAATCAACATCCCATACCTGAACATAGCGCCCCATGCTAAAAGCTAACTGGTTACTGGTTGGACTCCAGGCAAGTCGATCGATCCAAGCCGGAGCATTTTCTAACGTGGCAACTAATTCATTTTCTAGAGAGCGCCAAATTTTTACCTTTCCATCCTGCCCCCCTGCAGCTAAAAATTGTCCATCTGGGGAAAAGGCGAGGCAATCTACTGACTTACCAATACATGAAAGCAAGGTAACGAGACTGCCCTCACAGTACCATAGTTTCACTTCTCCAGCCGCGTCACTAACTGCCAGAGTGTCACCTCGTGGCGACCAAGCAAGCGCTGTGACATAATCGGAAAGCGTTTTAGAAGAGTACAGGTCGAACTGCGGAGAATTGAGGCTTGGGGATCTCATTCGATCGCTTTCCTAAATCAAAATAGCGCGGAAATCTTCTCTAAGTTTGGCTTGATCTAAATTACGACCAATGAAGACTAATTCATTCTTTCTAGTCTCATTTGGTTGCCAAGGGCGATCGCGGCAGCGCTCAAACAGCATACGAACGCTTTGGCACAAGAATCGGCAATCTTCATCGGCAATATTGAGAATCCCCTTCATCCAAAAGATATCCAGTCCGGTAGTTTGTAGCAATCGGCAAATCCAGTTATCAAACTTTTCGCCTTCAAGTACGCCGGATTCTACTAGGGCTACAGCACTCACAGATTGAGCGTGCTGGCAAGCAGCTTGACTCAAAACACTAGGGTCAGTCTCTCTAGCTGATTGTCGCTTAAAAGCTCCCACCTCTAAAATTGTGTCCATTGCAAAGTTGGTATTGCAATTATGGTAGATTTTAGCTAGTACATTGACCGCCCGAATCCGCTTCTGGAGTTCGTACAGTTGCTGTTGCGTTAATCGGTCAGTCTGGTTGAGCCAGATTGCATCGGCAACGGCAAATTGTTTTCGAGCTTCGCTGCTTTCCCAGTTTTTCCAGATATATTTGGCATCCGCCACCGTTACCACCACATCTAGCTGTAATTGGCTCTGTAAATCTTCACCGACAAAGAAAGTCTGAATCGTTAGTGCAGCGCGATCCAGAGTAGTTGTTTTGGTTGCCAAATCCTCAAATTTATCCTGCCGTTGCCTGAAATCGCCAACGACCCGAATCAGATCGCCGCGTGGCGTACAGCAAATGCCGCAACTATTCGTCTCAAAAATTTCTTCATTGGGATTAATTACTAGCTGGCTATCAATACCGATTTCCCCAAATTCATTGACGAGCGCAACGATCTTCTTGTCAGGTTTGTGGGGGAGAGTACAGATGAAGAGCTTTGTTTTCCCTGCTCCCAAATGTCCTGCGAAAACTGCAATGGGAGGGATATTCGTCGTCACTTGCAGCATGAGAAGACCTCTTTAAATAACTATAATCATTCTTAAAAAGAGTGCAAACAATTTGGACTGTCTATTTGTCAGTGGCTAAAGATTGGTCAACCGGAGAAAGACAATGCAATCTACTGCTGTATTGGTGCTCAGTCCACTAGTGTTGCTCGAATTGTTGAAAGTTGAGGGCTTTTATGCTCGTTTGACTACTACTTCCCTAAGTCAAACACGCGCGGAAATCTTCTTTGAGTTGGGCTTTGTCAAGATTGCGACCGATGAAGATTAACTCATTTTTTCGGGGCTCATTTGGCTTCCAGGGGCGATCTCGCGTGCCATCAAATAACATATGCACGCCTTGAAACACAAATCGCTGGTCTTCCCCAGCAATATTGAGAATGCCTTTCATGCGGAAGATATCTGGACCTTGGGTTTGTAGCAGGGATGAAAGCCAATTGTTCAACTTGTTAAAATCCATTGCTCCAGATTCCACTAATGCCACAGAACCCACCGTTTCATCGTGTTTGTGGGTGGTCTCATGCAAAAATTCTGGGTCAATTTCCAGGGCGCGGTTCAAATCAAATGCTCCCACTCCTAAAAGAGCGTCCATTTCTAGCTCGGCGTTGCGGGTCCGATAGATTTTGGCAAGAGCGTTCATCGAACGAATCCGTCGCTCTAGCTCGTCTAGCTGCTTGCTAGCTACTAAGTTCGTCTTATTCAGTAAAATGACATCAGCAAAGGCAATCTGCTCTTGAGCTTCATCAGCCTCCCAGTGCTGAGAGATGTGTTTGGCATCCACTACTGTCACCACAGCATCCAAGGATAACTGAGTTTGCATATCTTCATCGACAAAGAAAGTCTGAATCACGGGTGCGGGATCTGCTAGCCCTGTTGTTTCAATTACTAGATGGTCGAACTTATCCCGCCGTCGCATCAAGTTCCCGATAATCCGAATTAAATCGCCCCGAACTGTACAGCAAATACAGCCGTTGTTCATTTCAAAGATTTCTTCATCGGCATCGATGACTAGTTGATTATCGATACCAACTTCCCCAAACTCGTTGACAATTACAGCTACCTTCAAGCCGTGTTCGTGAGTCAGGATGCGATTTAGCAGCGTAGTTTTACCAGAACCCAAATATCCGGTGAGAACGGTAACGGGAACTAAACTCGCCTCAGTATTAATCATGGTTTGAATACCCTTCTCTTTTTTATAATGATAATCACTATCAAACAATAAGAAAAGCCTAGAACAGGTAAAATTGAGTTAGCGAATCGGCTAACCTCTCAGTAACCGAAGACCGCTCAAGGTGACAATGACTGTAGATCCCTCATGTCCAATCACACCCAAGGGCATCGCGATCTTGCCAGCAAAATTAGCCAGCAATAGCAGGATAATAGTGCAGAGTGCAAAGGCGATGTTTTGTTTAACAATGACCTGAGAGCGACGACCTAAGCGAATAGCTTGTTCCAATTTTTTCAGACGGTCTGTCATCAAAACTACATCTGCTGTTTCTAGCGCCACGTTACTACCAGCAGCCCCCATAGCGATGCCAACAGACGCTTGAGCTAGAGCAGGAGCATCATTGATCCCATCTCCTACCATTGCTACGATTTTGTACTGTTGCTGAAGGTGTTGAATCACCTTGACTTTATCCTCTGGTAGAAGTTCGGCGTAGATTTGGTCTACGCCAGTTTCTCGACCAATTTTACGAGCCGTCCGCCAGTTGTCACCCGTCACCATTACAATCTTTTCAATCCCTAATTTTTTCAAGTTTGCAACGATCTCTCGTGCTTCTGGGCGTACAGTATCTGCAAGTGCGATCGCTCCTAGAACCTGACCTGCATAAGCTACCCAGACAACCGTTTGACCCGACTCTTCCTGGCGATCGCCCCACTGGCACAGCTCGGAAGGAACGCCCAGTAGCTGCTGCTGGAGCAACGCCGCTTTGCCCACTACTACTTGCCGACCATCGACTTCTCCGATCGCGCCTTGCCCAGGTTGTGCTTGCACAGTTGTAGCATCGAGCGATTCTAGTCGCTGTTGTTGGGCAGTGCGGACGATCGCTTGTCCGATAGGATGCTCGGAAAAGATTTCGATAGCAGCAGCAACCTGAAGAACTCGATTTTTCGACTGTCCTGGGGCTGGAAGCGTGTCAACAACTTGAAGTTGCCCTGTGGTCAGGGTGCCAGTTTTGTCAAAAGCGATCGCCTTGACTCGACCAATTGTTTCTAACTGAGTGCCACTTTTAAACAAAATGCCTTGCCGCGCTCCATTGGCAATTCCCGATAGTAGGGCGGGCATAGTCGCTGCCACTAATGCACAAGGAGAGGCTACAACCAAAAAGATCAGGGCGCGATAAATCGTAGTTTCCCAGTCCCAACCCCAGAGCCAGGGCGGTAGAATCACCAGTAGCAATCCAGTCACGATAATTATCCGCGCATAGTGCCGCTCAAATTTTTCGATAAACTGCTGCGAGGGAGGTGCTTCAGATTGGGCTTGCTGCACCAGCTGTTGTATTCGCTGAATCAGGCTGCTTTGGGGTGGTTTGTGTACTTGAAGCATTAAAGCACCGTTACCGTTGAGCGTTCCTGCAAAGACTTCATCCCCGATTGTCTTCTCTACTGGCAAGGACTCTCCCGTGAGTGGGGCTTCATTGAGCGAACTATAGCCTTCTGTAATAATGCCATCGATAGGTATGAGTTCTCCAGGCTTGACTAATACGCAATCGTCCAGTTGTAATTTGGTAACAGGGATCGTCTGTTCCTGACCTAGCAGCACTACCCTAGCTGTATCCGCACTCAAGCTCATGAGGCTGCGAATATCGCGCTCGGTGCTTTGGAAGGCTACGCCATGCAAAGCACCACTGATAGCGAAAATTAGAATTAGCACTGCCCCATCCACAATTAGGTAGTACTCCTGTCGCCATAACCCCAAGCCAGCTGCTCCCAGCGCGGCGACAATCATCAGCAGGTCTACATCCAGCTCTTTTTCTTGCCATAAAGTTGTCAGCCCTTCACGGGCGCTTTCATAACCACCAATTACATACGCTGCTGGTAAAAGCAACAAGCCCAGTCCCATCCATTTCAATTGCAGGGCTAGCCAACCGAGGAAGACTAGTAGCCCACAGACAATAGCGGCAATCGCATTTGGATGTTCTTTTACTAACGCTTTAGTAAAAGAAGTTGAGCGGGAATATTGATGAGCCATTAGGGAAACAGAGACAATTTGTCAACTCCTTCACCTTAAACTTTGACATTGATGTTAATGTCAAGGATTTGATTTAAATTGGAACTATGGCTGCTGATTATTTAACAATTAAAGAACTGACAGACGCAGTAGGCGGTGGTTGTACTCCCCGCATGGTGCGGCACTATCACAAACTGAGTTTGCTACCGCCAGTTGTGCGATCGCACTCTAATTACCGCCTTTACACTCAGCAGGATGTCCATCTGCTACGGCGGATTATGGCACTGAAGCAACAAGGATTTCAGCTAGCGCACATTCGTCAATTACTAGAAACCGATTCAGAAGCTGAAGTTAAGACTCTAACAACTGGGCTACAACAGCAATATCGCTCGGTGATTCAACAGTTGGTACGTCTGCGACAAACAGCTGCTGCTTTGGAAGGTATTTTGGGACGCGATCGCTCGTGTCAATCTCTACAAGCAGAAGCACTCGCCCAGATGCGATTATTGGAAGTGGAAACCCAAGATGGACTGGTAAGACTGGAAAAGCTTTGGGATAGCTGGGATGTAGCAACTCACGCTCACCCAGAAGCGTTTCAAGAATCTTTACAGCAGTTGTTGTCGGAGCTGACCGATCGCTCTGAAATTGAAGTAGACTTGCTTTCAAAACTGGTGCTGGCTTGTGGAGATGTCAGTTTAGTGAATTTTGTCCAGTTAAGTGAGGCAGCGATCGCTGCCGCCCGTAATGCCCTCAAAGCTGGCTGCCAGATTGTCGGAGATGTCCCACCCGTGGTTGCTGCCTTGGATCGAACCCGCTTGGCTCATTTGGGCTGTCTGGTTGAAACCTTGATTGCCGATCCCCACGTCACCAGTGCAGAGGCGGCAGAGCAAGCCTTCTGGCATCAGTACCAGTGGAAACAACTGCTGCAACAGCTTCGGTCTGGATGCGTGTTGGTAGTGGGATATGCCCCCTCTGTCCTGACGGCAGCTTGTGACGCGGTTGAGAGCGGTCAGCTGCAACCTGCTTTAATTATCGGAATGCCG from Chroococcidiopsis sp. SAG 2025 harbors:
- a CDS encoding site-2 protease family protein, translating into MNGTIRVGNLFGIPFYVAPSWFLVLGLVTWSYTSGLATQFPAWGSLLPLVLGLTTALLLFASVLAHELGHSFVAIRQGIEVKSITLFLFGGLASLEKESKTPSEAFWVALAGPLVSLLLFGLLTAINASVPLLAPFAAVVGTLAYVNLALALFNLIPGLPLDGGNILKALVWKITGNPEKGVVFASRAGQFIGWLAIASGLIPLLLFGTFGNFWNLILGWFLLQNASRTAQSATLQSTLKTIKVADVVNFDSPIVSADLSLREFADESILGHGKWERFLVTDLEGKLIGTMILDALRVVPTSRWAETQVRELMQPIEPSAMIQSEQSLLEAVKILEQQQRSALPVIGENGVLVGLLEKAAVLRWLQKRVQAPA
- a CDS encoding WD40 repeat domain-containing protein; protein product: MRSPSLNSPQFDLYSSKTLSDYVTALAWSPRGDTLAVSDAAGEVKLWYCEGSLVTLLSCIGKSVDCLAFSPDGQFLAAGGQDGKVKIWRSLENELVATLENAPAWIDRLAWSPTSNQLAFSMGRYVQVWDVDLGEIAVTLNFDNSSILGLDWRCDGRYLAIAGYQGAKVWQSQDWDEEPYILDIPSASVAIAWSPEGKYLAAGNMDRTIAVMKWDNPNPWVMRGFPGKIRQLAWSEVRTGQDAPLLASSSVEGIVVWEKQAIESLSWQSRVLARHTEVVQAIAFQPHSLLLASASADGCVCLWHRAKRLAQVLNGAPDGFSCLAWHPQGQQLAAGGHNGELLIWSKAMRGQGFGRR
- a CDS encoding GTP-binding protein encodes the protein MINTEASLVPVTVLTGYLGSGKTTLLNRILTHEHGLKVAVIVNEFGEVGIDNQLVIDADEEIFEMNNGCICCTVRGDLIRIIGNLMRRRDKFDHLVIETTGLADPAPVIQTFFVDEDMQTQLSLDAVVTVVDAKHISQHWEADEAQEQIAFADVILLNKTNLVASKQLDELERRIRSMNALAKIYRTRNAELEMDALLGVGAFDLNRALEIDPEFLHETTHKHDETVGSVALVESGAMDFNKLNNWLSSLLQTQGPDIFRMKGILNIAGEDQRFVFQGVHMLFDGTRDRPWKPNEPRKNELIFIGRNLDKAQLKEDFRACLT
- a CDS encoding metal ABC transporter solute-binding protein, Zn/Mn family — its product is MLRCFHSNTPQLWGAILLAFAVGLTGCSSGNQATNQTQTETRAASTTASKGKPKVIASYSVVCDLTESIAADSVDLTCLVDPEADPHTYQATPADRKAIETAQLILYGGYDFEPTIVNLVQATKNSAPKLAVNEQAVPKPLMGEAHEHEGEEHAHESGEAEHESGEMAADPHVWHDAENGIRMVEVIRNQLQKVAPEHQELYERNAQQLSDELKQVDTWIQAQINTIPPQQRKLVTTHDALGYYANAYGLKIEGTLQGFSTEEQPTAARLRELVKEVKSTNVPTIFAEVTANDKVIRTVAREAGVKIADQQLYADGLGAEGSWAGTYAGMLTSNTCVIASGLGGKCTPFAAKSNS
- a CDS encoding transposase, with the translated sequence MPLIWDNATWHVSKQVRQWIRQHNAQVKRTGKGVRLIVCQLPVKSPWLNAIEPKWIHAKRAIVEPQRKLTAQEIQTRVCDYFGFPLLEPLAKKVS
- a CDS encoding GTP-binding protein; the encoded protein is MLQVTTNIPPIAVFAGHLGAGKTKLFICTLPHKPDKKIVALVNEFGEIGIDSQLVINPNEEIFETNSCGICCTPRGDLIRVVGDFRQRQDKFEDLATKTTTLDRAALTIQTFFVGEDLQSQLQLDVVVTVADAKYIWKNWESSEARKQFAVADAIWLNQTDRLTQQQLYELQKRIRAVNVLAKIYHNCNTNFAMDTILEVGAFKRQSARETDPSVLSQAACQHAQSVSAVALVESGVLEGEKFDNWICRLLQTTGLDIFWMKGILNIADEDCRFLCQSVRMLFERCRDRPWQPNETRKNELVFIGRNLDQAKLREDFRAILI
- a CDS encoding DUF4277 domain-containing protein, coding for MQNLDHLGIIAGLVDELEIVEQINQHLGEDPRERISPGVAVKAMILNGLGLVAALGSAAPAPISITYGYSRDRRPDLK